From Tripterygium wilfordii isolate XIE 37 chromosome 16, ASM1340144v1, whole genome shotgun sequence, one genomic window encodes:
- the LOC119980923 gene encoding uncharacterized protein LOC119980923 isoform X43 translates to MALEHCKSTYVSSCSNTWALMASSAAGSSDLNKSSSSKKKKKVTSPTSSPLVTNRKASAADVEGRLNMPNQGTWKTDAGTDQSTAGQLYAKKAEKKTRREVDANYRRKIKTKVENYDYMLSEFGKLQLENERLRKENEHLRKDNESLKQLAESHNKETEKLESRITSLTGDNNSLSKENKSFLLKMLNLYEENDQLKKKEYWKNLYTHQQLVGSNSYGQFQNMDGHSQPMPTGGGGSVSQQHVNSSFPGQFQNMDGHSQPMPTGGGGSVSRQHVNSSFPSQFQNMDGHSQPMPTGGGGSVSQQHVNSSFPGQISFQNMDGHSQPMPTDGGGSVSQQHANSSFPGQLQNMHGHSQPMPTGSGGVNSSFSGQASPTGGGKSGYPFIGREKFMELSYAELPEPSPPMQTGGREAYPTSGN, encoded by the exons ATGGCTCTCGAACATTGCAAGTCTACGTA CGTTAGTTCTTGCAGCAATACTTGGGCACTAATGGCAAGCTCTGCTGCTGGTTCATCAGATCTCAACAAGTCGAGCTcgtcgaagaagaagaagaaagtcacGTCTCCAACAAGCTCTCCGTTAG TTACAAATCGAAAGGCTTCTGCAGCAGACGTTGAGGGACGGTTGAATATGCCAAATCAAG GTACATGGAAGACTGATGCAGGCACTGATCAATCTACAGCTGGACAATTATATGCCAAAAAAGCCGAGAAAAAAACACGAAGAGAGGTTGATGCAAATTATCGCCGTAAAATAAAG ACGAAGGTGGAAAATTACGATTACATGTTGTCTGAGTTTGGAAAACTTCAACTAGAGAATGAGCGTTTAAGGAAGGAGAATGAGCATTTAAGGAAGGATAATGAGTCATTGAAACAACTGGCTGAGTCACATAACAAAGAGACAGAGAAACTTGAATCTCGAATTACTTCATTGACCGGCGACAATAATTCCCTATCGAAGGAGAACAAATCTTTTCTTCTTAAGATGCTG AATTTGTATGAGGAGAATGATCAATTGAAAAAGAAGGAATACTGGAAGAATCTTTATACCCACCAGCAGCTTGTGGGTTCAAATTCTTATGGTCAA TTTCAGAACATGGATGGACATTCACAACCTATGCCAACTGGCGGCGGAGGAAGTGTATCCCAACAACATGTGAATTCTAGTTTTCCTGGTCAA TTTCAGAACATGGATGGACATTCACAACCTATGCCAACTGGCGGCGGAGGAAGTGTATCCCGACAACATGTGAATTCTAGTTTTCCTAGCCAA TTTCAAAACATGGATGGACATTCACAACCTATGCCAACTGGCGGCGGAGGAAGTGTATCCCAACAACATGTGAATTCTAGTTTCCCTGGCCAAATAAGT TTTCAGAACATGGATGGACATTCACAACCTATGCCAACTGACGGCGGAGGAAGTGTATCCCAACAACACGCGAATTCTAGTTTTCCTGGCCAA CTTCAGAACATGCATGGACATTCACAACCTATGCCAACTGGCAGCGGAGGTGTGAATTCTAGCTTTT CTGGCCAAGCAAGT CCAACTGGTGGTGGAAAAAGCGGATACCCCTTCATCGGCCGAGAAAAATTTATGGAGCTTAGTTATGCA GAACTGCCTGAACCTTCACCACCCATGCAAACTGGCGGCAGAGAAGCGTATCCCACTTCGGGTAACTGA
- the LOC119980923 gene encoding uncharacterized protein LOC119980923 isoform X19, producing MALEHCKSTYVSSCSNTWALMASSAAGSSDLNKSSSSKKKKKVTSPTSSPLVTNRKASAADVEGRLNMPNQGTWKTDAGTDQSTAGQLYAKKAEKKTRREVDANYRRKIKTKVENYDYMLSEFGKLQLENERLRKENEHLRKDNESLKQLAESHNKETEKLESRITSLTGDNNSLSKENKSFLLKMLNLYEENDQLKKKEYWKNLYTHQQLVGSNSYGQFQSMHGHSQPMPTGGGGSVSQQHVNSSFPGQNMDGHSQPMPTGGGGSVSQQHVNSSFPGQFQNMDGHSQPMPTGGGGSVSRQHVNSSFPSQFQNMDGHSQPMPTGGGGSVSQQHVNSSFPGQISFQNMDGHSQPMPTDGGGSVSQQHANSSFPGQLQNMHGHSQPMPTGSGGVNSSFSGQASPTGGGKSGYPFIGREKFMELSYAELPEPSPPMQTGGREAYPTSGN from the exons ATGGCTCTCGAACATTGCAAGTCTACGTA CGTTAGTTCTTGCAGCAATACTTGGGCACTAATGGCAAGCTCTGCTGCTGGTTCATCAGATCTCAACAAGTCGAGCTcgtcgaagaagaagaagaaagtcacGTCTCCAACAAGCTCTCCGTTAG TTACAAATCGAAAGGCTTCTGCAGCAGACGTTGAGGGACGGTTGAATATGCCAAATCAAG GTACATGGAAGACTGATGCAGGCACTGATCAATCTACAGCTGGACAATTATATGCCAAAAAAGCCGAGAAAAAAACACGAAGAGAGGTTGATGCAAATTATCGCCGTAAAATAAAG ACGAAGGTGGAAAATTACGATTACATGTTGTCTGAGTTTGGAAAACTTCAACTAGAGAATGAGCGTTTAAGGAAGGAGAATGAGCATTTAAGGAAGGATAATGAGTCATTGAAACAACTGGCTGAGTCACATAACAAAGAGACAGAGAAACTTGAATCTCGAATTACTTCATTGACCGGCGACAATAATTCCCTATCGAAGGAGAACAAATCTTTTCTTCTTAAGATGCTG AATTTGTATGAGGAGAATGATCAATTGAAAAAGAAGGAATACTGGAAGAATCTTTATACCCACCAGCAGCTTGTGGGTTCAAATTCTTATGGTCAA TTTCAGAGCATGCATGGACATTCACAACCTATGCCAACTGGCGGCGGAGGAAGTGTATCCCAACAACATGTGAATTCTAGTTTTCCTGGCCAA AACATGGATGGACATTCACAACCTATGCCAACTGGCGGCGGAGGAAGTGTATCCCAACAACATGTGAATTCTAGTTTTCCTGGTCAA TTTCAGAACATGGATGGACATTCACAACCTATGCCAACTGGCGGCGGAGGAAGTGTATCCCGACAACATGTGAATTCTAGTTTTCCTAGCCAA TTTCAAAACATGGATGGACATTCACAACCTATGCCAACTGGCGGCGGAGGAAGTGTATCCCAACAACATGTGAATTCTAGTTTCCCTGGCCAAATAAGT TTTCAGAACATGGATGGACATTCACAACCTATGCCAACTGACGGCGGAGGAAGTGTATCCCAACAACACGCGAATTCTAGTTTTCCTGGCCAA CTTCAGAACATGCATGGACATTCACAACCTATGCCAACTGGCAGCGGAGGTGTGAATTCTAGCTTTT CTGGCCAAGCAAGT CCAACTGGTGGTGGAAAAAGCGGATACCCCTTCATCGGCCGAGAAAAATTTATGGAGCTTAGTTATGCA GAACTGCCTGAACCTTCACCACCCATGCAAACTGGCGGCAGAGAAGCGTATCCCACTTCGGGTAACTGA
- the LOC119980923 gene encoding uncharacterized protein LOC119980923 isoform X9 — MALEHCKSTYVSSCSNTWALMASSAAGSSDLNKSSSSKKKKKVTSPTSSPLVTNRKASAADVEGRLNMPNQGTWKTDAGTDQSTAGQLYAKKAEKKTRREVDANYRRKIKTKVENYDYMLSEFGKLQLENERLRKENEHLRKDNESLKQLAESHNKETEKLESRITSLTGDNNSLSKENKSFLLKMLNLYEENDQLKKKEYWKNLYTHQQLVGSNSYGQFQSMHGHSQPMPTGGGGSVSQQHVNSSFPGQVSFQNMDGHSQPMPTGGGGSVSQQHVNSSFPGQFQNMDGHSQPMPTGGGGSVSRQHVNSSFPSQFQNMDGHSQPMPTGGGGSVSQQHVNSSFPGQISFQNMDGHSQPMPTDGGGSVSQQHANSSFPGQLQNMHGHSQPMPTGSGGVNSSFSGQASPTGGGKSGYPFIGREKFMELSYAELPEPSPPMQTGGREAYPTSGN, encoded by the exons ATGGCTCTCGAACATTGCAAGTCTACGTA CGTTAGTTCTTGCAGCAATACTTGGGCACTAATGGCAAGCTCTGCTGCTGGTTCATCAGATCTCAACAAGTCGAGCTcgtcgaagaagaagaagaaagtcacGTCTCCAACAAGCTCTCCGTTAG TTACAAATCGAAAGGCTTCTGCAGCAGACGTTGAGGGACGGTTGAATATGCCAAATCAAG GTACATGGAAGACTGATGCAGGCACTGATCAATCTACAGCTGGACAATTATATGCCAAAAAAGCCGAGAAAAAAACACGAAGAGAGGTTGATGCAAATTATCGCCGTAAAATAAAG ACGAAGGTGGAAAATTACGATTACATGTTGTCTGAGTTTGGAAAACTTCAACTAGAGAATGAGCGTTTAAGGAAGGAGAATGAGCATTTAAGGAAGGATAATGAGTCATTGAAACAACTGGCTGAGTCACATAACAAAGAGACAGAGAAACTTGAATCTCGAATTACTTCATTGACCGGCGACAATAATTCCCTATCGAAGGAGAACAAATCTTTTCTTCTTAAGATGCTG AATTTGTATGAGGAGAATGATCAATTGAAAAAGAAGGAATACTGGAAGAATCTTTATACCCACCAGCAGCTTGTGGGTTCAAATTCTTATGGTCAA TTTCAGAGCATGCATGGACATTCACAACCTATGCCAACTGGCGGCGGAGGAAGTGTATCCCAACAACATGTGAATTCTAGTTTTCCTGGCCAAGTAAGT TTTCAGAACATGGATGGACATTCACAACCTATGCCAACTGGCGGCGGAGGAAGTGTATCCCAACAACATGTGAATTCTAGTTTTCCTGGTCAA TTTCAGAACATGGATGGACATTCACAACCTATGCCAACTGGCGGCGGAGGAAGTGTATCCCGACAACATGTGAATTCTAGTTTTCCTAGCCAA TTTCAAAACATGGATGGACATTCACAACCTATGCCAACTGGCGGCGGAGGAAGTGTATCCCAACAACATGTGAATTCTAGTTTCCCTGGCCAAATAAGT TTTCAGAACATGGATGGACATTCACAACCTATGCCAACTGACGGCGGAGGAAGTGTATCCCAACAACACGCGAATTCTAGTTTTCCTGGCCAA CTTCAGAACATGCATGGACATTCACAACCTATGCCAACTGGCAGCGGAGGTGTGAATTCTAGCTTTT CTGGCCAAGCAAGT CCAACTGGTGGTGGAAAAAGCGGATACCCCTTCATCGGCCGAGAAAAATTTATGGAGCTTAGTTATGCA GAACTGCCTGAACCTTCACCACCCATGCAAACTGGCGGCAGAGAAGCGTATCCCACTTCGGGTAACTGA
- the LOC119980923 gene encoding S-antigen protein-like isoform X31, which translates to MASSAAGSSDLNKSSSANKEVTSPTSSPLVINQTASAAEADVEGGLTTPNQGIGDTDQTATGQLSAEEARKRAKKETDARHHNKRKTKLENYDKMSSDFGKLQLENEHLRKENEHSRKENESLKQLAESRNKETEKFESRITSLTDENYSLLKENKSLLLQIVNLYEENNQLKKEKECWKNLYTQQQPVDSNSYGQVSFQSMHGHLQPMPTGDGGSVSQQHVNSSFSSQFQSMHGHSQPMPTGGGGSVSQQHVNSSFPGQVSFQNMDGHSQPMPTGGGGSVSQQHVNSSFPGQFQNMDGHSQPMPTGGGGSVSQQHVNSSFPGQISFQNMDGHSQPMPTDGGGSVSQQHANSSFPGQLQNMHGHSQPMPTGSGGVNSSFSGQASPTGGGKSGYPFIGREKFMELSYAELPEPSPPMQTGGREAYPTSGN; encoded by the exons ATGGCAAGCTCTGCTGCTGGTTCATCAGATCTCAACAAGTCGAGCTCGGCGAACAAGGAGGTCACGTCTCCAACAAGCTCTCCGTTAG TTATAAATCAAACGGCTTCTGCAGCAGAAGCAGATGTTGAGGGAGGGTTGACTACTCCAAATCAAG GGATTGGAGACACTGATCAAACTGCAACTGGACAATTATCTGCCGAAGAAGCTAGGAAAAGAGCAAAAAAAGAGACTGATGCTAGGCACCACAATAAAAGAAAG ACGAAGCTGGAAAATTACGATAAAATGTCGTCTGACTTTGGAAAACTTCAACTAGAGAATGAGCATTTAAGGAAGGAGAATGAGCATTCAAGGAAGGAGAATGAGTCATTGAAACAACTGGCGGAGTCACGTAACAAAGAGACAGAGAAATTTGAATCTCGAATTACTTCATTGACCGATGAAAATTATTCTCTATTGAAGGAGAACAAATCTTTGCTTCTTCAGATTGTG AATTTGTATGAGGAGAATAATCAATTGAAAAAGGAGAAGGAATGCTGGAAGAATCTTTATACCCAACAGCAGCCTGTGGATTCTAATTCTTATGGTCAAGTAAGT TTTCAGAGCATGCATGGACATTTACAACCTATGCCAACTGGCGACGGAGGAAGTGTATCCCAACAACATGTGAATTCTAGCTTTTCTAGCCAA TTTCAGAGCATGCATGGACATTCACAACCTATGCCAACTGGCGGCGGAGGAAGTGTATCCCAACAACATGTGAATTCTAGTTTTCCTGGCCAAGTAAGT TTTCAGAACATGGATGGACATTCACAACCTATGCCAACTGGCGGCGGAGGAAGTGTATCCCAACAACATGTGAATTCTAGTTTTCCTGGTCAA TTTCAAAACATGGATGGACATTCACAACCTATGCCAACTGGCGGCGGAGGAAGTGTATCCCAACAACATGTGAATTCTAGTTTCCCTGGCCAAATAAGT TTTCAGAACATGGATGGACATTCACAACCTATGCCAACTGACGGCGGAGGAAGTGTATCCCAACAACACGCGAATTCTAGTTTTCCTGGCCAA CTTCAGAACATGCATGGACATTCACAACCTATGCCAACTGGCAGCGGAGGTGTGAATTCTAGCTTTT CTGGCCAAGCAAGT CCAACTGGTGGTGGAAAAAGCGGATACCCCTTCATCGGCCGAGAAAAATTTATGGAGCTTAGTTATGCA GAACTGCCTGAACCTTCACCACCCATGCAAACTGGCGGCAGAGAAGCGTATCCCACTTCGGGTAACTGA
- the LOC119980923 gene encoding protein SPT2 homolog isoform X2, translating to MASSAAGSSDLNKSSSANKEVTSPTSSPLVINQTASAAEADVEGGLTTPNQGIGDTDQTATGQLSAEEARKRAKKETDARHHNKRKTKLENYDKMSSDFGKLQLENEHLRKENEHSRKENESLKQLAESRNKETEKFESRITSLTDENYSLLKENKSLLLQIVNLYEENNQLKKEKECWKNLYTQQQPVDSNSYGQVSFQSMHGHLQPMPTGDGGSVSQQHVNSSFSSQFQSMHGHSQPMPTGGGGSVSQQHVNSSFPGQFQNMDGHSQPMPTGGGGSVSQQHVNSSFPGQFQNMDGHSQPMPTGGGGSVSRQHVNSSFPSQFQNMDGHSQPMPTGGGGSVSQQHVNSSFPGQISFQNMDGHSQPMPTDGGGSVSQQHANSSFPGQLQNMHGHSQPMPTGSGGVNSSFSGQASPTGGGKSGYPFIGREKFMELSYAELPEPSPPMQTGGREAYPTSGN from the exons ATGGCAAGCTCTGCTGCTGGTTCATCAGATCTCAACAAGTCGAGCTCGGCGAACAAGGAGGTCACGTCTCCAACAAGCTCTCCGTTAG TTATAAATCAAACGGCTTCTGCAGCAGAAGCAGATGTTGAGGGAGGGTTGACTACTCCAAATCAAG GGATTGGAGACACTGATCAAACTGCAACTGGACAATTATCTGCCGAAGAAGCTAGGAAAAGAGCAAAAAAAGAGACTGATGCTAGGCACCACAATAAAAGAAAG ACGAAGCTGGAAAATTACGATAAAATGTCGTCTGACTTTGGAAAACTTCAACTAGAGAATGAGCATTTAAGGAAGGAGAATGAGCATTCAAGGAAGGAGAATGAGTCATTGAAACAACTGGCGGAGTCACGTAACAAAGAGACAGAGAAATTTGAATCTCGAATTACTTCATTGACCGATGAAAATTATTCTCTATTGAAGGAGAACAAATCTTTGCTTCTTCAGATTGTG AATTTGTATGAGGAGAATAATCAATTGAAAAAGGAGAAGGAATGCTGGAAGAATCTTTATACCCAACAGCAGCCTGTGGATTCTAATTCTTATGGTCAAGTAAGT TTTCAGAGCATGCATGGACATTTACAACCTATGCCAACTGGCGACGGAGGAAGTGTATCCCAACAACATGTGAATTCTAGCTTTTCTAGCCAA TTTCAGAGCATGCATGGACATTCACAACCTATGCCAACTGGCGGCGGAGGAAGTGTATCCCAACAACATGTGAATTCTAGTTTTCCTGGCCAA TTTCAGAACATGGATGGACATTCACAACCTATGCCAACTGGCGGCGGAGGAAGTGTATCCCAACAACATGTGAATTCTAGTTTTCCTGGTCAA TTTCAGAACATGGATGGACATTCACAACCTATGCCAACTGGCGGCGGAGGAAGTGTATCCCGACAACATGTGAATTCTAGTTTTCCTAGCCAA TTTCAAAACATGGATGGACATTCACAACCTATGCCAACTGGCGGCGGAGGAAGTGTATCCCAACAACATGTGAATTCTAGTTTCCCTGGCCAAATAAGT TTTCAGAACATGGATGGACATTCACAACCTATGCCAACTGACGGCGGAGGAAGTGTATCCCAACAACACGCGAATTCTAGTTTTCCTGGCCAA CTTCAGAACATGCATGGACATTCACAACCTATGCCAACTGGCAGCGGAGGTGTGAATTCTAGCTTTT CTGGCCAAGCAAGT CCAACTGGTGGTGGAAAAAGCGGATACCCCTTCATCGGCCGAGAAAAATTTATGGAGCTTAGTTATGCA GAACTGCCTGAACCTTCACCACCCATGCAAACTGGCGGCAGAGAAGCGTATCCCACTTCGGGTAACTGA
- the LOC119980923 gene encoding protein SPT2 homolog isoform X4 has product MASSAAGSSDLNKSSSANKEVTSPTSSPLVINQTASAAEADVEGGLTTPNQGIGDTDQTATGQLSAEEARKRAKKETDARHHNKRKTKLENYDKMSSDFGKLQLENEHLRKENEHSRKENESLKQLAESRNKETEKFESRITSLTDENYSLLKENKSLLLQIVNLYEENNQLKKEKECWKNLYTQQQPVDSNSYGQVSFQSMHGHLQPMPTGDGGSVSQQHVNSSFSSQFQSMHGHSQPMPTGGGGSVSQQHVNSSFPGQVSNMDGHSQPMPTGGGGSVSQQHVNSSFPGQFQNMDGHSQPMPTGGGGSVSRQHVNSSFPSQFQNMDGHSQPMPTGGGGSVSQQHVNSSFPGQISFQNMDGHSQPMPTDGGGSVSQQHANSSFPGQLQNMHGHSQPMPTGSGGVNSSFSGQASPTGGGKSGYPFIGREKFMELSYAELPEPSPPMQTGGREAYPTSGN; this is encoded by the exons ATGGCAAGCTCTGCTGCTGGTTCATCAGATCTCAACAAGTCGAGCTCGGCGAACAAGGAGGTCACGTCTCCAACAAGCTCTCCGTTAG TTATAAATCAAACGGCTTCTGCAGCAGAAGCAGATGTTGAGGGAGGGTTGACTACTCCAAATCAAG GGATTGGAGACACTGATCAAACTGCAACTGGACAATTATCTGCCGAAGAAGCTAGGAAAAGAGCAAAAAAAGAGACTGATGCTAGGCACCACAATAAAAGAAAG ACGAAGCTGGAAAATTACGATAAAATGTCGTCTGACTTTGGAAAACTTCAACTAGAGAATGAGCATTTAAGGAAGGAGAATGAGCATTCAAGGAAGGAGAATGAGTCATTGAAACAACTGGCGGAGTCACGTAACAAAGAGACAGAGAAATTTGAATCTCGAATTACTTCATTGACCGATGAAAATTATTCTCTATTGAAGGAGAACAAATCTTTGCTTCTTCAGATTGTG AATTTGTATGAGGAGAATAATCAATTGAAAAAGGAGAAGGAATGCTGGAAGAATCTTTATACCCAACAGCAGCCTGTGGATTCTAATTCTTATGGTCAAGTAAGT TTTCAGAGCATGCATGGACATTTACAACCTATGCCAACTGGCGACGGAGGAAGTGTATCCCAACAACATGTGAATTCTAGCTTTTCTAGCCAA TTTCAGAGCATGCATGGACATTCACAACCTATGCCAACTGGCGGCGGAGGAAGTGTATCCCAACAACATGTGAATTCTAGTTTTCCTGGCCAAGTAAGT AACATGGATGGACATTCACAACCTATGCCAACTGGCGGCGGAGGAAGTGTATCCCAACAACATGTGAATTCTAGTTTTCCTGGTCAA TTTCAGAACATGGATGGACATTCACAACCTATGCCAACTGGCGGCGGAGGAAGTGTATCCCGACAACATGTGAATTCTAGTTTTCCTAGCCAA TTTCAAAACATGGATGGACATTCACAACCTATGCCAACTGGCGGCGGAGGAAGTGTATCCCAACAACATGTGAATTCTAGTTTCCCTGGCCAAATAAGT TTTCAGAACATGGATGGACATTCACAACCTATGCCAACTGACGGCGGAGGAAGTGTATCCCAACAACACGCGAATTCTAGTTTTCCTGGCCAA CTTCAGAACATGCATGGACATTCACAACCTATGCCAACTGGCAGCGGAGGTGTGAATTCTAGCTTTT CTGGCCAAGCAAGT CCAACTGGTGGTGGAAAAAGCGGATACCCCTTCATCGGCCGAGAAAAATTTATGGAGCTTAGTTATGCA GAACTGCCTGAACCTTCACCACCCATGCAAACTGGCGGCAGAGAAGCGTATCCCACTTCGGGTAACTGA
- the LOC119980923 gene encoding uncharacterized protein LOC119980923 isoform X48 yields MASSAAGSSDLNKSSSANKEVTSPTSSPLVINQTASAAEADVEGGLTTPNQGIGDTDQTATGQLSAEEARKRAKKETDARHHNKRKTKLENYDKMSSDFGKLQLENEHLRKENEHSRKENESLKQLAESRNKETEKFESRITSLTDENYSLLKENKSLLLQIVNLYEENNQLKKEKECWKNLYTQQQPVDSNSYGQVSFQSMHGHLQPMPTGDGGSVSQQHVNSSFSSQFQSMHGHSQPMPTGGGGSVSQQHVNSSFPGQVSFQNMDGHSQPMPTGGGGSVSQQHVNSSFPGQFQNMDGHSQPMPTDGGGSVSQQHANSSFPGQPTGGGKSGYPFIGREKFMELSYAELPEPSPPMQTGGREAYPTSGN; encoded by the exons ATGGCAAGCTCTGCTGCTGGTTCATCAGATCTCAACAAGTCGAGCTCGGCGAACAAGGAGGTCACGTCTCCAACAAGCTCTCCGTTAG TTATAAATCAAACGGCTTCTGCAGCAGAAGCAGATGTTGAGGGAGGGTTGACTACTCCAAATCAAG GGATTGGAGACACTGATCAAACTGCAACTGGACAATTATCTGCCGAAGAAGCTAGGAAAAGAGCAAAAAAAGAGACTGATGCTAGGCACCACAATAAAAGAAAG ACGAAGCTGGAAAATTACGATAAAATGTCGTCTGACTTTGGAAAACTTCAACTAGAGAATGAGCATTTAAGGAAGGAGAATGAGCATTCAAGGAAGGAGAATGAGTCATTGAAACAACTGGCGGAGTCACGTAACAAAGAGACAGAGAAATTTGAATCTCGAATTACTTCATTGACCGATGAAAATTATTCTCTATTGAAGGAGAACAAATCTTTGCTTCTTCAGATTGTG AATTTGTATGAGGAGAATAATCAATTGAAAAAGGAGAAGGAATGCTGGAAGAATCTTTATACCCAACAGCAGCCTGTGGATTCTAATTCTTATGGTCAAGTAAGT TTTCAGAGCATGCATGGACATTTACAACCTATGCCAACTGGCGACGGAGGAAGTGTATCCCAACAACATGTGAATTCTAGCTTTTCTAGCCAA TTTCAGAGCATGCATGGACATTCACAACCTATGCCAACTGGCGGCGGAGGAAGTGTATCCCAACAACATGTGAATTCTAGTTTTCCTGGCCAAGTAAGT TTTCAGAACATGGATGGACATTCACAACCTATGCCAACTGGCGGCGGAGGAAGTGTATCCCAACAACATGTGAATTCTAGTTTTCCTGGTCAA TTTCAGAACATGGATGGACATTCACAACCTATGCCAACTGACGGCGGAGGAAGTGTATCCCAACAACACGCGAATTCTAGTTTTCCTGGCCAA CCAACTGGTGGTGGAAAAAGCGGATACCCCTTCATCGGCCGAGAAAAATTTATGGAGCTTAGTTATGCA GAACTGCCTGAACCTTCACCACCCATGCAAACTGGCGGCAGAGAAGCGTATCCCACTTCGGGTAACTGA
- the LOC119980923 gene encoding protein SPT2 homolog isoform X40, giving the protein MASSAAGSSDLNKSSSANKEVTSPTSSPLVINQTASAAEADVEGGLTTPNQGIGDTDQTATGQLSAEEARKRAKKETDARHHNKRKTKLENYDKMSSDFGKLQLENEHLRKENEHSRKENESLKQLAESRNKETEKFESRITSLTDENYSLLKENKSLLLQIVNLYEENNQLKKEKECWKNLYTQQQPVDSNSYGQSMHGHSQPMPTGGGGSVSQQHVNSSFPGQVSFQNMDGHSQPMPTGGGGSVSQQHVNSSFPGQFQNMDGHSQPMPTGGGGSVSRQHVNSSFPSQFQNMDGHSQPMPTGGGGSVSQQHVNSSFPGQISFQNMDGHSQPMPTDGGGSVSQQHANSSFPGQLQNMHGHSQPMPTGSGGVNSSFSGQASPTGGGKSGYPFIGREKFMELSYAELPEPSPPMQTGGREAYPTSGN; this is encoded by the exons ATGGCAAGCTCTGCTGCTGGTTCATCAGATCTCAACAAGTCGAGCTCGGCGAACAAGGAGGTCACGTCTCCAACAAGCTCTCCGTTAG TTATAAATCAAACGGCTTCTGCAGCAGAAGCAGATGTTGAGGGAGGGTTGACTACTCCAAATCAAG GGATTGGAGACACTGATCAAACTGCAACTGGACAATTATCTGCCGAAGAAGCTAGGAAAAGAGCAAAAAAAGAGACTGATGCTAGGCACCACAATAAAAGAAAG ACGAAGCTGGAAAATTACGATAAAATGTCGTCTGACTTTGGAAAACTTCAACTAGAGAATGAGCATTTAAGGAAGGAGAATGAGCATTCAAGGAAGGAGAATGAGTCATTGAAACAACTGGCGGAGTCACGTAACAAAGAGACAGAGAAATTTGAATCTCGAATTACTTCATTGACCGATGAAAATTATTCTCTATTGAAGGAGAACAAATCTTTGCTTCTTCAGATTGTG AATTTGTATGAGGAGAATAATCAATTGAAAAAGGAGAAGGAATGCTGGAAGAATCTTTATACCCAACAGCAGCCTGTGGATTCTAATTCTTATGGTCAA AGCATGCATGGACATTCACAACCTATGCCAACTGGCGGCGGAGGAAGTGTATCCCAACAACATGTGAATTCTAGTTTTCCTGGCCAAGTAAGT TTTCAGAACATGGATGGACATTCACAACCTATGCCAACTGGCGGCGGAGGAAGTGTATCCCAACAACATGTGAATTCTAGTTTTCCTGGTCAA TTTCAGAACATGGATGGACATTCACAACCTATGCCAACTGGCGGCGGAGGAAGTGTATCCCGACAACATGTGAATTCTAGTTTTCCTAGCCAA TTTCAAAACATGGATGGACATTCACAACCTATGCCAACTGGCGGCGGAGGAAGTGTATCCCAACAACATGTGAATTCTAGTTTCCCTGGCCAAATAAGT TTTCAGAACATGGATGGACATTCACAACCTATGCCAACTGACGGCGGAGGAAGTGTATCCCAACAACACGCGAATTCTAGTTTTCCTGGCCAA CTTCAGAACATGCATGGACATTCACAACCTATGCCAACTGGCAGCGGAGGTGTGAATTCTAGCTTTT CTGGCCAAGCAAGT CCAACTGGTGGTGGAAAAAGCGGATACCCCTTCATCGGCCGAGAAAAATTTATGGAGCTTAGTTATGCA GAACTGCCTGAACCTTCACCACCCATGCAAACTGGCGGCAGAGAAGCGTATCCCACTTCGGGTAACTGA